From Salmo salar chromosome ssa04, Ssal_v3.1, whole genome shotgun sequence, one genomic window encodes:
- the LOC106594115 gene encoding von Willebrand factor A domain-containing protein 7, which translates to MQRRATLHHWNWRCPTFSWIKNSSAVRHVDPGISLSNLHRSGGGQKLEYHFDGERFVEGRKLITDGVSSVKASIKQENFEEARQKLGDILHTLQTGVQGFLVLLSGSSMDHLEITREAILQTTAKVCMQLASAEGRDFTLPPGPLTVESLALACSSSGSAKSFLSAISDVSWRNAGVDFRHTSDVEYHFDGERFVEGRKLITDGMSSVKASIKQENFEAAREKLGDILHTLQDFYSHSNWIELGNRFPHSNLIRSDVSDIGPVADKNTPTCRSCVGKDCQNNILEDIIRDKKLTSGYFSLEPFFSIKPKGKCSHGGLSDQTSRQEPTGGINKDSLESSHGNWHTAAAEVAVAATSQLLEDIRGAAGDTDFLRMMGISKNGSRVLCFVIDTTGSMSDDIAAVRETTSLIIDSKRGTPDEPSAYILVPFNDPDFGPLMRTTDPDVFKAEINALSAAGGGDFPEMSLSGLQVALTGAPPSSEIFLFTDAPAKDLNLMGTVIALIERTKSVVSFFLTGSLGLRRRRASDQGQGQVQHSRMVESDSQLYMELSQASGGQAIQVTKTELPKATSIIVESSSSSLVTILQAVRSPGRADNFSFTVDESVRNLTAYVTGSSLSFTLTSPSGVSQSSGEVNGSLATIKTVGNFLTLGLDSQAGLWEISVSSTVPYSLKVVGQSAIDFLFDFVEVSQGPHPAFAVLESRPQAGGNATLLVSVTGSESVSLTEVALVEASGSGEVSGTLESVGSGDFLVTMDRIPDGEFVVRLRGENSATTRALPDSFQRQSSTRLRASTVMVTAKAESDLEPGTPFSVLFTVTTNGTGGSFTIRATNDRGFPSSSPTTLTLVTGVSANGTVTLTAPANTVSGTDVTLTIEAESPGATDTNYAVLRLSVVSPVTDFSRPVCDVVSVTANCSDDCSLSMWELSANLTDGNGTGIERVTLRQGNGTLNTTTTVEGAGNMTVTLAAYSASCCSPEVELVAVDGAGNVGTCFRSIRVTVDTTVQPPVTNVITENSITVTPPIVTTTTAASRGHPLSLSSYLCSIMLVSVTLVLSR; encoded by the exons aCAGGGGTCCAGGGGTTCCTGGTACTCCTCTCAGGCAGCTCCATGGACCACCTGGAGATCACTAGGGAAGCCATCTTACAGACCACGGCAAAGGTGTGCATGCAACTAGCCTCTGCTGAGGGAAGAGACTTCACTCTGCCG cctggacCACTGACTGTAGAGTCTCTGGCTCTAGCCTGCTCCTCATCGGGGTCTGCTAAGAGTTTCCTGAGTGCCATATCAGACGTCAGCTGGAGAAATGCTGGAGTTGACTTCCGTCACACGTCCGATGTAGAGTACCACTTTGATGGGGAGAGGTTCGTGGAGGGGCGGAAACTCATCACAGATGGAATGAGCTCTGTCAAAGCCAGCATCAAGCAAGAGAACTTTGAGGCAGCAAGAGAGAAGCTGGGAGACATTTTACACACCTTACAG GACTTCTACAGTCACAGTAACTGGATAGAACTGGGCAACAGATTTCCCCATTCCAATCTCATCAGATCAGACGTGTCGGACATCGGCCCTGTTGCAG ATAAGAACACACCCACATGTCGGAGCTGTGTCGGTAAAGACTGCCAGAACAACATCCTAGAAGACATCATCAGAGACAAGAAGCTGACCTCGGGATATTTTAGCCTTGAACCTTTTTTTTCCATCAAACCAAAAG GGAAGTGCAGCCATGGGGGCTTATCGGACCAGACAAGCAGGCAGGAGCCTACAGGTGGGATCAACAAGGACTCACTTGAGTCCAGCCATGGCAACTGGCACACTGCAGCTGCAGAGGTGGCCGTGGCTGCAACCAGCCAGCTGCTGGAGGACATCAGAGGGGCTGCCGGGGACACAGACTTCCTACG gaTGATGGGGATCTCTAAGAATGGATCTAGAGTTCTGTGTTTTGTGATCGACACCACCGGCAGCATGTCGGACGACATCGCAGCGGTAAGGGAGACGACGTCGCTCATCATCGACAGCAAGAGAGGAACGCCAGACGAACCCTCAGCCTACATCTTGGTCCCCTTCAATGACCCAG ACTTTGGGCCCCTGATGCGGACCACGGACCCAGACGTCTTTAAGGCAGAGATCAATGCACTGAGTGCTGCTGGAGGAGGGGATTTCCCAGAGATGAGTCTATCAGGACTTCAG GTGGCTTTAACTGGTGCACCCCCCTCTTCAGAGATCTTCCTTTTCACCGATGCCCCCGCAAAAGACTTGAACCTAATGGGCACGGTGATCGCTCTCATAGAACGCACTAAGTCAGTG GTGTCCTTCTTCCTAACTGGCTCTTTGGGGCTCCGTCGTAGGAGGGCTAGTGACCAGGGCCAAGGACAGGTCCAGCACAGTCGGATGGTAGAGTCAGACTCCCAGCTCTACATGGAGCTGTCCCAGGCCTCAGGTGGCCAGGCCATACAGGTCACCAAGACAGAATTGCCCAAGGCCACCAGCATCATTGTGGAATCCTCCAGCTCTTCATTG GTGACCATTCTACAGGCTGTCCGGAGTCCAGGAAGGGCTGATAATTTCTCCTTCACTGTAGATGAGTCTGTGAGAAACCTGACTGCTTATGTTACAGGAAgctccctctccttcactctcacCAGCCCCTCAG GTGTGTCCCAGAGTAGCGGGGAGGTAAATGGGTCTCTGGCAACGATTAAAACCGTGGGGAACTTCCTCACACTGGGGCTGGACAGCCAAGCGGGATTATGGGAAATCAGTGTGTCGTCAACTGTGCCCTACTCACTGAAGGTCGTAG GTCAGAGCGCCATCGACTTCCTGTTTGACTTTGTGGAGGTGTCCCAGGGACCTCATCCAGCCTTTGCTGTTTTAGAGTCCCGTCCTCAAGCTG GCGGTAATGCCACCCTGCTGGTGTCAGTGACGGGGAGTGAATCTGTGAGTCTGACGGAGGTGGCCCTGGTTGAGGCCTCGGGGTCAGGGGAGGTCAGTGGAACCTTGGAATCAGTCGGCAGCGGAGACTTCCTGGTTACCATGGACAGAATCCCGGATGGGGAGTTTGTTGTGCgtctgagaggagagaacagcgcCACCACCAGGGCATTACCAGACAGCTTCCAGAGACAGTCCTCCACCCGCCTCAGAGCCTCCACTGTTATGGTGACG GCTAAGGCAGAAAGTGACCTGGAGCCTGGAACACCCTTTTCAGTCCTGTTCACTGTGACAACCAACGGGACAGGCGGATCCTTCACCATCCGGGCCACAAATGACCGGggcttcccctcctcttcccctacaACCCTGACGCTTGTGACCGGGGTCAGTGCCAACGGTACAGTGACCCTCACGGCCCCCGCCAACACCGTGTCGGGCACGGACGTCACCCTGACCATCGAGGCTGAGTCTCCCGGGGCCACCGACACCAACTACGCCGTCCTGCGCCTCTCCGTTGTTTCACCG GTGACAGATTTCAGCCGTCCGGTGTGCGATGTGGTCAGCGTAACAGCCAATTGTTCTGACGACTGCAGCCTGTCCATGTGGGAGCTCTCTGCCAACCTGACGGACGGCAATGGGACGGGCATCGAGCGCGTCACCCTGCGCCAGGGCAACGGAAccctcaacaccaccaccacggtgGAGGGTGCGGGGAATATGACCGTGACTCTGGCAGCCTACAGCGCCTCCTGCTGTTCCCCGGAGGTAGAGCTGGTGGCGGTGGATGGCGCAGGGAACGTGGGGACCTGTTTCAGGTCCATCAGAGTGACAGTGGATACCACTGTCCAGCCACCAGTCACCAATGTCATCACTGAGAACAGCATCACCGTGACTCCACCTATagttaccaccaccaccgccgcgaGCAGGGGccatcctctatccctctcctcgtATCTCTGTTCCATCATGTTGGTCTCTGTCACACTCGTTCTGAGCCGCTAG
- the LOC123742511 gene encoding von Willebrand factor A domain-containing protein 7-like has translation MLHNPGKRLHSDDVTWRNARVDFRHMFNGDYHFDGETFVEGRKLITDGVSSVKASIKRGNFEAARQKLGDILHTLQDFYSHSNWIELGNRFPNSNLIRSDVSDIGPVAG, from the exons atgttgcacaatccagggaAGAGACTTCACTCTGACG acgtcACCTGGAGAAATGCCAGAGTTGACTTCCGTCACATGTTCAATGGAGACTACCACTTTGATGGGGAGACATTCGTGGAGGGGCGGAAACTCATCACAGATGGTGTGAGCTCTGTCAAAGCCAGCATCAAGCGAGGGAACTTTGAGGCAGCAAGACAGAAGCTGGGAGACATTTTACACACCTTACAG GACTTCTACAGTCACAGTAACTGGATAGAACTGGGCAACAGATTTCCCAATTCCAATCTCATCAGATCAGACGTGTCGGACATCGGCCCTGTTGCAG GTTGA